One genomic window of Hippopotamus amphibius kiboko isolate mHipAmp2 chromosome 10, mHipAmp2.hap2, whole genome shotgun sequence includes the following:
- the LOC130830218 gene encoding arylamine N-acetyltransferase 1 encodes MNIEAYFERIGYKNSRNKLDLETLTDILQHQIQAIPFENLNIHCGEAMELGLEDVFDQIVRRNRGGWCLQVNHLLYWALTTIGFETTILGGYVYNTAASKYSNAMIHLLLKVTIDGRNYIADAGFGRSYQMWKPLELISGKDQPQVPCIFRLTEERGIWYLDQFRREQYIPNQEFLNSDLLEKNKYRKIYSFTLEPRTIEDFESVNIYLQESPASMFTSKSFCSLQTPEGVHCLVGFTLTYRRFSYKDNTDLVEFKTLNEEEVEENLKNIFNISLEKKLVPKHGDKFFTI; translated from the coding sequence ATGAATATTGAagcatattttgaaagaattggTTATAAGAATTCTAGGAACAAATTGGACTTGGAAACATTAACTGACATTCTTCAGCACCAGATCCAAGCCATTCCCTTTGAGAACCTTAACATCCATTGTGGGGAAGCCATGGAATTGGGCTTAGAGGATGTTTTTGATCAAATTGTGAGGAGGAACCGGGGTGGGTGGTGTCTCCAAGTCAATCATCTTCTGTACTGGGCTCTGACCACAATTGGTTTTGAGACCACGATATTGGGAGGGTATGTTTACAACACTGCAGCCAGCAAATATAGCAATGCCATGATTCACCTCCTGCTGAAGGTGACGATTGATGGCAGGAACTACATAGCTGACGCTGGATTTGGACGCTCTTACCAGATGTGGAAGCCTCTGGAGTTAATTTCTGGAAAGGATCAGCCCCAGGTGCCTTGCATCTTCCGCTtgacagaagaaagaggaatcTGGTACCTGGACCAATTCAGAAGAGAGCAGTACATCCCAAACCAAGAGTTTCTTAATTCTGATCtcctggaaaagaataaatatcgGAAAATCTACTCTTTTACTCTTGAACCTCGAACAATTGAAGACTTTGAGTCTGTGAATATATACCTTCAGGAATCTCCAGCATCTATGTTTACAAGCAAGTCATTTTGCTCCTTGCAGACCCCAGAAGGGGTTCACTGTTTAGTAGGCTTCACCCTCACCTACAGGAGATTCAGTTATAAGGACAATACGGATTTGGTAGAGTTTAAGACACTGAATGaggaagaagtagaagaaaatctaaaaaatatatttaatatttccttgGAGAAAAAGCTTGTCCCCAAACATGGTGATaaattttttaccatttag